From the Manis javanica isolate MJ-LG chromosome 13, MJ_LKY, whole genome shotgun sequence genome, one window contains:
- the MED26 gene encoding mediator of RNA polymerase II transcription subunit 26: protein MTAAPASPQQIRDRLLQAIDPQSNIRNMVAVLEVISSLEKYPITKEALEETRLGKLINDVRKKTKNEELAKRAKKLLRSWQKLIEPVHQNEAALRGLAGGPGSANGGAHNCRPEGGAAGTPKSIHDLKNRNDIQRLPGPRLDRLGSRKRRGDQRDLGHPGPPPKVSKASHDSLVPNSSPLPTNGIGGSPESFPSPLDSSGHMGPEGGHLEHSENDKHSGKIPVNAVRPHTSSPGLGKPPSTCLPAKAVVLQQLDRVDETPGPPHPKGPPRCSFSPRNSRHEGSFTRQRSPYTPRGSVPSPLQWSQSLDATQVPSPLPLAQPSTPPVRRLELLPSAESPVRWLEQPEGHQRLVGPGCKAGLPPADALLPRAGFSPDSSKADSDAASSGGSDSRKKKRYRPRDYTVNLDGQVAEAGVKPVRLKERKLTFDPMTRQIKPLTQKEPVRADSPLHTEQPRTELDKPEAKASLQSPFEQTNWKELSRNEIIQSYLSRQSSLLSSSGAQTPGAHHFMSEYLKQEESTRRGARKPHVLVPHGPPAALPGLTREVTQDDLDRIQAHQWPGVNGCQDTQGNWYDWTQCISLDPHGDDGRLNILPYVCLD, encoded by the exons ATCCGGAACATGGTGGCGGTGCTGGAAGTCATCTCCAGCCTGGAGAAATACCCCATTACCAAGGAGGCACTGGAG GAAACGCGACTTGGGAAGCTCATCAACGACGTCCGCAAGAAGACGAAGAACGAGGAGCTTGCCAAGCGGGCCAAGAAGCTGCTGCGGAGCTGGCAGAAGCTCATCGAGCCCGTGCACCAGAATGAGGCGGCGCTGCGGGGACTGGCAGGCGGCCCCGGCTCTGCCAACGGGGGCGCCCATAACTGCCGGCCCGAGGGGGGAGCGGCTGGCACTCCCAAGAGCATCCACGACCTGAAGAACCGCAACGACATCCAGAGGCTGCCTGGGCCACGGCTGGACAGGCTAGGCAGCCGCAAGCGCCGGGGGGACCAGCGTGACCTCGGCCACCCTGGGCCACCTCCCAAGGTCTCCAAAGCCAGCCACGACTCCCTGGTGCCCaattcctcccccctccccactaACGGAATTGGCGGGAGCCCAGAGAGCTTCCCCAGCCCGCTGGACAGCAGTGGGCACATGGGCCCCGAGGGTGGCCACCTGGAGCACAGCGAGAACGACAAGCACAGCGGCAAGATCCCGGTCAATGCTGTGAGGCCACACACCAGCTCTCCGGGCCTGGGCAAGCCCCCCAGCACCTGCTTGCCGGCCAAGGCTGTAGTGCTGCAGCAGCTGGACAGGGTGGATGAGACCCCAGGCCCCCCACACCCCAAGGGGCCACCGCGCTGCTCCTTCAGTCCCCGGAACTCACGGCACGAGGGCTCCTTTACCCGGCAGCGAAGCCCATACACACCCAGAGGTTCCGTGCCCAGCCCCTTGCAGTGGTCCCAGTCGCTGGATGCCACGCAGGTGCCATCACCACTTCCGCTGGCCCAGCCATCCACCCCCCCCGTCAGGCGGCTCGAGCTGCTGCCCAGCGCTGAGAGCCCAGTGCGCTGGCTGGAGCAGCCCGAGGGCCACCAGCGGCTGGTGGGGCCAGGCTGCAAGGCGGGGCTGCCCCCGGCCGATGCCCTCCTGCCCCGGGCGGGCTTCTCCCCGGACTCCTCCAAGGCGGACAGCGACGCTGCCTCCTCTGGTGGCTCGGACAGCAGAAAGAAGAAGAGGTACCGGCCTCGAGACTACACGGTGAACTTGGACGGGCAGGTGGCTGAGGCGGGGGTCAAGCCTGTCCGGTTAAAAGAGCGGAAGCTCACCTTTGACCCCATGACCAGACAGATCAAACCTCTGACCCAGAAAGAGCCAGTGCGGGCCGATAGCCCGCTGCACACGGAGCAGCCCAGGACAGAGCTGGACAAGCCTGAGGCCAAGGCCAGCCTCCAGAGCCCTTTTGAACAGACGAACTGGAAGGAGCTGTCGCGCAATGAGATCATCCAGTCCTACCTGAGCCGGCAGAGCAGCCTGCTGTCATCGTCGGGCGCTCAGACCCCGGGGGCCCACCACTTCATGTCCGAGTACCTGAAGCAGGAGGAGAGCACCCGGCGCGGGGCCAGGAAGCCGCACGTGCTGGTGCCTCATGGCCCACCCGCAGCCCTGCCAGGACTGACCCGCGAGGTCACACAGGACGATCTGGACAGAATCCAGGCCCACCAGTGGCCGGGGGTGAACGGGTGTCAGGACACACAGGGTAACTGGTATGACTGGACGCAGTGCATATCGCTCGACCCGCACGGCGATGACGGGCGGTTGAACATTCTGCCTTATGTTTGTTTGGACTGA